The following are from one region of the Aequoribacter fuscus genome:
- the mutL gene encoding DNA mismatch repair endonuclease MutL: protein MARIHSLSPQLANQIAAGEVVERPASVVKEVVENSLDAGATRIDIEVEGGGVKRIRVRDNGQGIESDDLPLALARHATSKIVSLDDLEAVSSLGFRGEALASIASVSRLALSTNASSDASAGVLAESEGRDQVVAVRPTPHPQGTTVDVRDLFFNTPARRKFLRTEKTEFNHLEEVVKRLALARFDVAFSLSHNGRVVLNLPVADSTAAQQRRVATICGPAFIDQVVHIDSERSGLGLSGWVGLPTFSRSQADLQYFFVNGRVIRDKLVAHAIKQAYRDVLYHGRHPAFVLYLTINPALVDVNVHPTKHEVRFRDSREVHNFLFSTLHRALADVRPADQLVSSERFQPLAEGGHLDTHTGEVSQGALSWGGMSHRPDVGSSNRPSPLAVQSQMSSYGRLHPVPLPEQSSEEEAPPLGYALAQLQGIYILSENAQGLVLVDMHAAHERITYERLKEADASEGVRSQPLLVPQAIAVSQKEVELAREHEAVFVGLGLQLEPASEESLLIRSVPTLLRSADMEQLVRDVLSDLAEYGQSDRIAAEREAILSTMACHGSVRANRSLTIPEMNALLRDIEATERAGQCNHGRPTWTQLSLTELDKLFLRGR from the coding sequence ATGGCCCGCATTCACAGTTTAAGTCCCCAATTGGCCAACCAAATAGCGGCCGGTGAGGTGGTTGAGCGACCGGCCTCGGTCGTAAAAGAGGTGGTAGAAAACAGTTTAGATGCGGGGGCGACGCGCATTGATATTGAGGTCGAGGGTGGCGGTGTTAAGCGTATTCGTGTCCGCGACAACGGGCAAGGTATCGAGAGCGATGACCTGCCGTTAGCCTTGGCTCGCCACGCGACCTCTAAAATCGTATCGTTGGATGACCTAGAGGCGGTATCGAGCCTGGGTTTTCGTGGCGAGGCGCTGGCCAGTATTGCCTCGGTTTCGAGGCTGGCACTGAGTACGAATGCATCGTCGGACGCAAGCGCTGGTGTGCTGGCTGAGTCGGAAGGCCGCGATCAAGTGGTCGCAGTGCGACCGACGCCGCATCCGCAAGGGACCACGGTCGATGTGCGGGACCTATTTTTTAACACTCCCGCGCGCCGCAAGTTTTTGCGCACCGAAAAAACCGAATTTAACCATCTAGAAGAGGTTGTCAAACGATTGGCACTGGCGCGGTTTGATGTGGCGTTTAGTCTGTCGCATAACGGTCGTGTGGTGTTGAATTTACCGGTCGCTGACTCCACCGCGGCGCAGCAAAGGCGTGTGGCGACCATTTGCGGTCCCGCTTTTATCGACCAGGTAGTGCACATTGACAGTGAGCGCAGTGGCTTGGGTTTGAGTGGCTGGGTCGGCTTGCCGACCTTTTCACGATCGCAGGCCGATCTGCAGTATTTTTTTGTGAACGGCCGTGTCATTCGCGACAAGCTGGTGGCTCATGCCATTAAACAGGCTTACCGCGACGTGCTGTATCACGGCCGCCATCCCGCCTTTGTATTGTACTTGACTATTAACCCAGCCTTGGTGGATGTCAATGTGCATCCAACCAAGCACGAGGTGCGCTTTAGAGACAGCAGAGAAGTGCATAACTTTTTGTTTTCGACCTTGCATCGGGCCTTGGCAGATGTGCGTCCGGCCGATCAGTTGGTAAGCTCCGAGCGCTTTCAGCCTCTGGCGGAGGGCGGTCACTTGGATACCCACACGGGTGAGGTGAGTCAAGGCGCCTTGAGTTGGGGCGGAATGTCGCATCGGCCAGATGTTGGTTCATCGAATAGGCCAAGTCCATTGGCGGTGCAGTCACAGATGAGCAGTTACGGGCGCCTGCACCCAGTGCCCTTGCCCGAGCAGTCGTCTGAGGAGGAGGCCCCGCCACTCGGTTATGCCTTGGCCCAGCTACAGGGTATTTACATCTTGTCGGAGAACGCTCAGGGTTTGGTGTTGGTCGATATGCACGCTGCTCATGAGCGCATTACCTACGAGCGTCTTAAAGAAGCCGATGCTTCTGAGGGGGTGCGCTCACAGCCCCTGTTGGTGCCACAAGCGATCGCGGTTAGCCAAAAAGAGGTTGAGTTGGCTCGCGAACACGAAGCTGTGTTTGTGGGTTTGGGTTTGCAGTTAGAGCCCGCGAGTGAAGAGTCTTTGTTAATTCGCTCGGTTCCTACCTTGCTGCGATCCGCCGACATGGAGCAACTGGTACGCGATGTGCTGTCGGATTTGGCGGAGTACGGTCAATCTGACCGCATTGCTGCCGAGCGCGAGGCGATTCTGTCAACCATGGCCTGCCATGGATCCGTGCGAGCTAATCGGAGTTTGACGATACCAGAGATGAACGCCTTGCTGCGCGACATTGAGGCAACTGAGCGTGCCGGGCAGTGCAACCATGGGCGCCCAACCTGGACGCAGTTAAGCTTGACCGAGCTCGATAAACTGTTCTTGCGGGGTCGTTAG
- a CDS encoding N-acetylmuramoyl-L-alanine amidase translates to MVLRWRLGLVVLCLLLSESALSAKIEELRLWRAPDHTRLVFDLSEPADHTLLELKNPDRLVIDIKKAEWGSTPDLELDGTPIKGVRTAVRNDRDIRVVLDLKSQVKPRSFALKATDTKKDRLVIDLVDPAAPPKVVARKVDNSEKRDIIVAIDAGHGGEDPGAIGPGKIQEKKVVLAIAAELRQLFEDAKGYQPVMIRTGDYYVSLSGRRKLARDAQADVFISIHADAFTNPQANGASVYALSLRGASSTAARYLAQRENAADLVGGVTLSDKDDVLASVLTDLSMTSTLDRSLQMGSSVLAEMGNVARLHKDHVEQAAFAVLKSPDIPSILVETGFISNPTEARRLNNSAYRRKMANAIFAGVSDHFYAQPPPGTYVAWSKEQGQQTYTIARGDTLSGIAQKFKVSVESLRSHNNINGSRILVGQTLVIPRS, encoded by the coding sequence ATGGTTCTGCGTTGGCGTCTTGGTCTTGTCGTGCTGTGTTTGCTTTTATCGGAGAGCGCGCTGTCGGCAAAAATCGAGGAGCTACGTTTGTGGCGAGCGCCCGATCATACGCGCTTGGTGTTTGATTTGTCGGAGCCTGCAGATCACACTCTGCTCGAACTTAAGAATCCGGATCGGCTGGTCATCGACATTAAAAAGGCTGAGTGGGGATCGACACCTGACCTCGAGCTTGACGGCACGCCAATCAAGGGCGTGAGGACGGCGGTTCGTAACGATCGTGATATTCGTGTGGTTTTAGATTTAAAAAGCCAAGTCAAGCCGCGCAGTTTTGCCTTGAAGGCAACAGATACCAAAAAAGATCGATTAGTTATTGATTTGGTCGATCCCGCGGCGCCACCAAAAGTGGTTGCGAGAAAGGTCGATAACTCTGAGAAGCGCGACATTATCGTCGCTATCGATGCCGGTCACGGGGGGGAAGACCCGGGCGCGATTGGCCCCGGTAAAATTCAAGAAAAAAAGGTTGTCTTAGCTATTGCGGCTGAACTGCGTCAATTATTTGAGGATGCCAAAGGTTACCAGCCGGTCATGATTCGGACCGGTGATTATTACGTGTCCTTGTCGGGGCGACGAAAGTTGGCGCGAGACGCGCAAGCCGATGTGTTTATTTCGATTCATGCCGATGCATTTACGAACCCTCAGGCGAATGGCGCGTCGGTTTATGCGTTGTCTTTGCGCGGTGCCTCGAGTACTGCGGCGCGTTATTTGGCGCAACGCGAGAACGCCGCTGACTTGGTCGGTGGTGTGACCTTGTCGGATAAAGACGATGTGCTTGCCAGTGTGCTGACCGACTTATCGATGACTTCGACCTTAGATCGCAGTTTGCAAATGGGTTCCAGCGTTCTGGCCGAAATGGGTAATGTGGCGCGCTTGCATAAAGACCACGTCGAGCAAGCGGCGTTTGCCGTACTTAAGTCACCCGATATTCCATCGATACTGGTCGAAACGGGGTTTATTTCGAACCCAACTGAGGCGCGACGGTTAAACAACAGTGCTTATCGCCGTAAAATGGCGAATGCCATATTTGCGGGAGTGAGTGACCACTTTTACGCTCAGCCACCGCCTGGCACGTATGTGGCCTGGTCCAAGGAGCAGGGCCAGCAAACCTACACGATCGCGCGCGGTGATACCCTGTCGGGTATTGCGCAAAAATTTAAGGTGTCGGTGGAGTCATTGCGCTCACACAACAATATTAACGGGTCGCGAATTTTGGTTGGCCAAACGCTCGTTATTCCGAGAAGTTAA
- the miaA gene encoding tRNA (adenosine(37)-N6)-dimethylallyltransferase MiaA, with translation MGPTASGKTDLAIDLVEAVNGELISVDSALVYRGLDIGSAKPDYPHHLIDIRDPSEPYNVADFVRDADRAVADIIARGRTPILVGGTMLYFKAFLEGLSPMPESEPNMRAAIETEADLLGWPALHAQLEAVDPITAANIHPNHSSRITRALEVYRLSGTPLSQWQQQSQERVAPTQQYCVSQFALAPFDRAVLHERIERRFELMLDQGFIEEVKALRARGDLHADLPAIRAVGYRQVWQYLGGEFDLQACIDRGVAATRQLAKRQLTWLRKWPNLFWIYTDAHGNLVEHFESEVTMGAKKPSDLILNCLKLPQ, from the coding sequence ATGGGCCCGACCGCGTCCGGTAAGACCGATCTGGCGATAGATCTAGTCGAGGCTGTAAACGGCGAGCTCATCAGTGTGGATTCTGCCCTGGTCTATCGAGGTTTGGATATAGGCTCGGCAAAACCCGATTATCCGCATCACCTCATCGATATTCGCGACCCATCGGAACCTTACAATGTCGCCGATTTTGTCAGAGACGCGGATAGAGCGGTAGCCGATATCATTGCCCGAGGGCGTACTCCCATTCTTGTGGGTGGCACCATGCTGTACTTTAAGGCTTTTCTAGAGGGCCTGTCGCCCATGCCAGAGAGTGAGCCAAATATGCGTGCAGCGATCGAAACGGAGGCGGACTTGCTGGGATGGCCTGCCTTACATGCCCAGCTCGAGGCTGTCGATCCCATCACTGCGGCCAATATTCACCCGAATCATTCCAGCCGTATCACGCGTGCTCTAGAAGTGTACCGATTAAGTGGAACCCCTTTGTCGCAGTGGCAGCAGCAAAGCCAAGAGCGCGTTGCGCCAACTCAGCAGTATTGTGTGAGTCAGTTTGCGCTTGCACCGTTTGATCGTGCTGTGCTTCATGAGCGTATCGAGCGCCGATTTGAGCTGATGTTAGACCAGGGCTTTATTGAAGAAGTTAAAGCTTTGCGAGCGCGTGGCGATTTGCACGCCGATTTGCCTGCGATTCGCGCCGTCGGTTATCGCCAAGTGTGGCAGTACTTGGGCGGTGAATTTGACTTGCAAGCGTGTATTGATCGGGGTGTTGCGGCAACTCGACAGCTGGCAAAGCGACAACTCACCTGGTTGCGCAAGTGGCCCAATCTTTTTTGGATTTACACTGATGCGCACGGGAACTTGGTTGAGCATTTTGAGTCTGAAGTGACAATGGGTGCAAAAAAACCATCAGATCTGATCTTGAATTGTCTGAAATTGCCCCAATAG
- the queG gene encoding tRNA epoxyqueuosine(34) reductase QueG: MTDLNLHSLSEQLQTWAHDLGFAAMGISDIDLKEHPNYLQRWLDKGYHGTMNFMAAHGEKRWRPELLEPGTLRVISLRMDYLPENTHALDVLEEPNKGYIARYTLGRDYHKLVRKRLATLAKRLQDAAGGHHRAFVDSAPVLERAIAEQAGLGWIGKNTMLINDKAGSWFFLGEIYTDLPLPVSAPKTEKHCGSCTACLDICPTQAFVGPFELDARKCISYLTIEHKGSIDTALRSKIGNRIFGCDDCQLFCPWNKFAKPTQESDFKPRHSLDNIDLVELFLWDEHTYLDRTEGSALRRIGYERWLRNIAVALGNAPSTIPVIEALKLRLSFPSELVQEHVVWALEQHNVDV; encoded by the coding sequence GTGACCGACCTCAATTTACATTCGCTTAGCGAACAACTCCAAACCTGGGCTCACGACTTGGGCTTTGCCGCCATGGGTATTAGCGACATCGACCTCAAGGAACACCCCAATTACCTGCAGCGCTGGCTCGATAAGGGCTATCACGGCACCATGAACTTTATGGCCGCACACGGCGAGAAGCGCTGGCGTCCAGAGTTGCTCGAACCGGGCACTCTGCGCGTCATATCCCTCCGCATGGATTACCTACCCGAGAACACCCATGCTCTTGACGTATTGGAAGAGCCCAATAAAGGCTACATCGCCCGCTACACCTTGGGTCGCGATTATCACAAACTGGTGCGCAAACGCTTAGCGACACTGGCCAAACGCCTGCAGGATGCCGCGGGTGGACACCATCGAGCCTTCGTAGACAGCGCGCCGGTATTGGAGCGTGCGATTGCTGAACAGGCGGGACTGGGTTGGATTGGCAAAAACACCATGCTCATCAACGACAAGGCCGGCTCGTGGTTCTTTCTAGGCGAAATCTACACCGACCTGCCGCTACCGGTATCGGCCCCAAAAACCGAGAAGCACTGCGGGTCGTGCACTGCCTGCTTAGACATTTGCCCAACACAAGCCTTTGTCGGCCCCTTTGAGTTAGACGCTCGTAAATGCATTTCGTATCTAACCATCGAGCACAAAGGCAGTATTGATACCGCGCTTCGCTCGAAAATCGGCAACCGAATTTTTGGCTGCGACGATTGCCAACTGTTTTGCCCATGGAATAAATTCGCCAAACCCACCCAAGAGTCGGACTTTAAGCCACGCCACAGCTTAGACAATATCGATTTGGTCGAGCTATTTTTGTGGGATGAGCACACCTACCTCGATCGCACCGAGGGCTCAGCACTGCGACGCATCGGCTATGAACGCTGGTTGCGCAACATCGCAGTGGCTTTGGGCAATGCCCCTAGCACCATTCCCGTTATTGAGGCACTGAAATTACGTTTGTCGTTTCCCAGCGAGTTAGTGCAGGAGCATGTTGTTTGGGCGCTGGAGCAACATAACGTTGATGTGTAA
- the hfq gene encoding RNA chaperone Hfq, which translates to MSKGHTLQDPYLNLLRKERVPVSIYLVNGIKLQGQIESFDQFVVLLKNTVSQMVYKHAISTVVPGRMVRMPMANPGEEEAED; encoded by the coding sequence ATGTCAAAAGGGCATACGCTACAAGACCCTTACTTGAACCTGCTAAGAAAAGAGCGCGTCCCAGTCTCTATTTATCTGGTTAACGGCATTAAGCTGCAGGGTCAAATCGAATCGTTTGATCAATTCGTTGTATTGCTTAAAAACACTGTGTCGCAAATGGTGTATAAGCATGCAATATCTACCGTTGTTCCCGGTCGCATGGTGCGCATGCCCATGGCGAATCCTGGCGAGGAAGAAGCCGAAGATTAG
- the tsaE gene encoding tRNA (adenosine(37)-N6)-threonylcarbamoyltransferase complex ATPase subunit type 1 TsaE, translating to MVNLVRELQSEEALLDFGQALAACLKPGLMIELRGELGAGKTTLSRAIIQFLGHKGAVKSPTYTLVEPYEHIQPPVYHFDLYRIADPDELHYLGVETYFNEHSICLVEWPERAADLLPKADIVITLEHAMLGRTIAVTACSSKGWAVMECLS from the coding sequence GTGGTTAATCTGGTTCGAGAACTTCAGAGCGAAGAAGCCTTGCTAGATTTTGGTCAAGCATTGGCTGCCTGCTTGAAGCCCGGCCTCATGATTGAATTACGCGGTGAACTGGGTGCCGGTAAAACGACGCTGAGCCGCGCCATTATTCAGTTTTTAGGGCACAAGGGCGCGGTCAAAAGCCCGACCTATACCTTGGTTGAGCCTTACGAGCACATTCAGCCACCGGTGTATCATTTTGATCTGTATCGTATTGCTGACCCCGATGAACTGCATTACTTGGGAGTAGAAACTTACTTTAATGAACACAGCATTTGCCTGGTTGAGTGGCCTGAGCGGGCGGCTGATCTGCTGCCCAAGGCCGATATCGTCATTACCCTTGAGCACGCAATGTTAGGTCGAACGATTGCTGTCACAGCATGCTCTAGCAAAGGGTGGGCGGTCATGGAGTGCCTGTCGTAA
- the hflX gene encoding ribosome rescue GTPase HflX — MFFERPESGERAVLVHLHLDSEVNREDPREFEELVLSAGGDPVEFVFGSRATPHAGTFVGSGKLEEIRQIKERHEAEIVMFNHALTPSQERNLERVLQCRVLDRTGLILDIFAQRARTHEGKLQVELAQLQHMSTRLVRGWTHLERQKGGIGLRGPGETQLETDRRLLRARIKSILARLDKVQRQRDQGRRSRKRAEIPTVSLVGYTNAGKSTLFNHLTDADVYAADQLFATLDPTLRQLELDAIGQVILADTVGFIAHLPHKLVDAFNATLEETLNAELLCIVVDAASDQRDDNLHQVLDVLAEIGADKIPRLYVYNKLDLLEQEPRIERDADGVPERVWLSAKTGAGLDLLLEAVAERLGDDMLNATISLKPEQGRLRASLYRMNAVMQEATDERGCSQLNVRLPRSDWNRLIAKETGSVELIQSA; from the coding sequence GTGTTCTTTGAGCGTCCAGAGTCGGGCGAGCGCGCTGTGCTCGTCCACTTGCACCTAGACAGCGAAGTTAACCGCGAAGACCCAAGGGAATTCGAGGAGCTTGTCTTATCTGCGGGTGGTGATCCTGTTGAATTCGTATTTGGCTCACGAGCTACGCCGCACGCCGGTACCTTCGTGGGTAGCGGTAAGCTAGAAGAAATTCGCCAAATCAAGGAGCGCCACGAGGCCGAGATCGTGATGTTCAACCACGCGCTGACCCCGTCTCAGGAACGTAACCTTGAGCGGGTGTTGCAATGCCGTGTGCTGGACCGCACCGGACTTATTCTTGATATTTTTGCGCAGCGCGCACGAACGCACGAAGGCAAGCTTCAGGTCGAGCTCGCGCAGCTGCAGCACATGAGTACTCGTCTTGTCCGAGGTTGGACTCACTTAGAGCGTCAAAAAGGCGGCATCGGTCTGCGTGGTCCCGGTGAGACCCAGTTAGAAACGGACCGACGTTTATTGCGTGCCCGCATTAAATCCATTCTGGCGCGACTCGACAAAGTGCAGCGACAGCGTGATCAGGGGCGCCGCTCTCGCAAGCGCGCTGAGATTCCGACAGTGTCTCTGGTGGGTTACACCAACGCCGGCAAAAGCACGCTGTTTAATCACCTCACCGATGCCGATGTGTATGCCGCTGACCAGTTGTTCGCAACGTTAGACCCTACGCTTCGACAGCTTGAGCTGGACGCGATCGGTCAGGTTATTTTGGCCGATACTGTGGGTTTTATTGCGCACTTGCCCCACAAGTTGGTCGATGCCTTTAACGCGACATTAGAAGAAACCTTAAACGCGGAACTTCTTTGCATTGTGGTTGATGCGGCCAGTGATCAGCGCGATGACAACTTGCATCAAGTCCTTGATGTACTGGCTGAAATAGGCGCCGATAAAATTCCAAGGCTTTATGTCTACAATAAGTTGGATTTGCTTGAACAAGAGCCTCGAATAGAACGCGACGCGGATGGGGTGCCAGAGCGAGTCTGGTTGAGTGCCAAGACAGGCGCGGGATTGGACCTTTTGCTTGAGGCAGTTGCCGAGCGTCTGGGCGACGATATGCTCAACGCAACGATTTCACTTAAGCCCGAGCAAGGCCGTTTGCGCGCATCGCTGTATCGAATGAATGCGGTCATGCAAGAAGCAACCGATGAACGTGGGTGCTCGCAGCTAAACGTCCGATTACCGCGCTCAGACTGGAATCGTTTAATTGCCAAAGAAACGGGATCGGTCGAGCTGATTCAAAGTGCGTAA
- a CDS encoding bifunctional ADP-dependent NAD(P)H-hydrate dehydratase/NAD(P)H-hydrate epimerase yields the protein MSKAPSSYFARESALYLAAQTRAIDASAIASGVSGFTLMSRAARVVYELVSESFEPNLPLFVVCGGGNNGGDGLLVAWLAKNRGREVQVCLSRSPEALTGDAARAYALCLEVGIEFVDLPDTPFDQDWLIVDALLGTGLNRDVQGDALRAIAWMNASAAPVVAVDVPSGLCSDTGRELGEAVKADITVTFIALKFGLFTGNGPDCAGFLHYSDLEVPDPVFAAHSPVAERLNLPALLANLAPRQANSHKGLYGHVLVVGGDYGFGGAVAMAAEAALSCGAGLVSVATRAEHVSAVLARTPEVMVHAVANRHELDNLLAGMSVVVIGPGLGQSPWSEQLLQVVLERDQPLVVDADALNILVTKQWLGRLAARTAPVVVTPHPGEAARMLGQTTAQVQSDRLAASRALQALIDGVVVLKGAGSLVSSHRGVGLSDFGNAGMASGGMGDVLSGVLGALLAQIPDAVFATELGVCLHGDAADLAAAKFGLRGLRATQLMPYLQERLGG from the coding sequence ATGTCGAAAGCCCCCTCAAGTTATTTTGCGCGCGAGTCGGCCTTGTATTTGGCGGCGCAAACGCGCGCCATTGATGCCAGTGCGATCGCTAGCGGGGTCAGCGGTTTTACGTTGATGTCGCGCGCTGCTCGCGTTGTGTATGAGCTTGTATCCGAATCGTTTGAGCCGAACCTTCCCCTGTTTGTGGTTTGTGGTGGTGGGAACAACGGTGGCGATGGGCTGCTCGTGGCATGGCTGGCCAAAAATCGCGGGCGAGAAGTGCAGGTGTGCCTCAGCAGGTCGCCCGAGGCGCTCACAGGCGATGCGGCCAGGGCTTATGCCTTGTGCCTTGAAGTCGGCATAGAATTTGTCGATCTGCCCGATACACCGTTCGACCAGGACTGGCTTATTGTCGATGCCCTCTTGGGCACGGGCTTGAATCGCGACGTGCAGGGCGACGCTTTGCGCGCGATTGCTTGGATGAATGCGAGCGCGGCGCCTGTTGTTGCCGTGGATGTGCCATCGGGTTTGTGTAGCGATACCGGCCGCGAACTCGGCGAGGCGGTCAAAGCCGATATCACGGTGACCTTTATTGCTTTGAAATTCGGATTGTTTACCGGTAATGGGCCCGATTGCGCCGGCTTTTTGCACTACTCGGATTTAGAGGTTCCCGACCCAGTCTTTGCGGCGCATTCGCCGGTTGCTGAGCGCCTTAATCTTCCTGCGTTGCTGGCAAACTTGGCACCCCGCCAAGCGAATTCCCACAAGGGTCTTTATGGGCATGTGTTAGTGGTTGGGGGGGATTACGGTTTTGGTGGCGCTGTAGCAATGGCCGCGGAGGCGGCCTTGAGTTGTGGCGCGGGCTTGGTGTCTGTGGCAACACGCGCGGAGCATGTCTCGGCCGTGTTGGCTCGAACTCCAGAGGTCATGGTTCACGCCGTCGCGAACCGTCACGAGTTGGATAACTTGCTTGCTGGGATGTCGGTCGTAGTGATTGGGCCGGGTCTAGGTCAAAGCCCTTGGTCCGAGCAGTTATTGCAAGTGGTGTTAGAGCGCGATCAACCCTTAGTGGTGGATGCTGATGCGCTGAATATTTTGGTGACAAAGCAATGGCTGGGACGCTTGGCAGCGCGAACGGCGCCGGTGGTGGTAACTCCGCACCCCGGCGAGGCCGCCAGAATGCTGGGGCAGACAACTGCGCAGGTACAGAGTGACAGATTGGCTGCGAGCCGCGCGTTACAGGCACTTATTGATGGTGTCGTCGTGCTCAAAGGTGCTGGTAGTCTGGTGAGTTCTCACCGAGGTGTCGGCTTGAGTGACTTCGGTAATGCTGGCATGGCGTCTGGCGGTATGGGCGATGTGTTAAGTGGGGTCCTGGGTGCGTTGCTGGCACAGATCCCCGATGCGGTGTTTGCGACCGAGCTCGGTGTTTGTTTGCATGGTGATGCGGCCGATCTGGCTGCCGCTAAATTCGGTTTGCGCGGGTTGAGAGCGACTCAGTTAATGCCTTATTTACAGGAGCGCTTGGGTGGTTAA